From Coffea arabica cultivar ET-39 chromosome 10e, Coffea Arabica ET-39 HiFi, whole genome shotgun sequence, one genomic window encodes:
- the LOC140015160 gene encoding uncharacterized protein yields the protein MPPDPQAFYQTTAEPVVPEHTVQTKPEVGESSAPVDMKLLKRLDRFDEFIRKSQGLSKQGVLDYDDLCLFPNVQLPVGFKTPKFNKYDGAPGHSTLDCKALKHKVQDMIEAGEIVIRKKEAQGPNINRNPLPEHANTIGVILDDAEYDELAQKLARETEVFGVTDQPFIIEDEPFEEDKRPFILDLTPAESEASEPVVIEFPGQEPVLSLQQVPWNYNESVIQIGGKPVAKEEVLVVTRSGRIASLFGATVPIQTNSPEQPAKPTITEKETLDFLKRLQRSEYNVVEKLSKSPAQISMLDLLFSSDMHRDALLEVLTKAQIPKDISVANFSHIVGSVLFTKQITFSDDELPAEGSGHNKALYIAVRCNRKILPKVLIDNESALNICPWSTLEKLGLQDIKLRPSATIVRGFDGAQREPIGEVDLVVEMGPAQFQIACQVMHFPSVYNILLGRPWIHKSEAVPSSLHQLLKFIVNDKLITIFAEEDCFVIADSGSKEDGSRNATMTPHSTADIVSVSWITKEERALSKASVMMAKEMIRGGYEFDKGLGRDLQGILKPVEIVEKNDSFGLGFRPTAKDIKEMKERKRAEKEGRQKALDIPPLHYTFPRPTEVITSEINPVDEIETSLAQLFVGTTFGDSFPDEAEFPDAVKNFPEWLKLPLGSRFVAPWDPMCFGFISCVIFGDSVDIDILFG from the exons ATGCCTCCGGATCCACAAGCTTTTTATCAGACTACTGCAGAGCCTGTGGTGCCGGAGCacactgttcaaaccaagccagaagtGGGAGAGTCGTCTGCCCCGGTTGATATGAAGTTACTCAAGCGGTTGGATCGTTTCGATGAGTTCATCaggaaaagccaaggtttaagcaaacaaggggTGTTAGACTACGATGATCTGTGCCTGTTTCCAAATGTACAGCTGCCCGTGGGGTTCAAGACCCCGAAGTTCAATAAATATGATG gggcacCCGGACATTCAACTTTGGATTGCAAGGCTCTTAAGCATAAAgttcaagatatgattgaagCTGGAGAGATTGTAATTAGGAAAAAGGAGGCACAAGGGCCGAATATAAATAGGAACCCCTTGCCGGAACATGCTAATACCATTGGGGTCATTCTGGACGACGCAGAGTATGACGAGCTAGCCCAAAAATTGGCAAGGGAAACTGAGgtgtttggggtcacagaccaaccATTCATAATAGAAGATGAACCGTTTGAGGAGGATAAAAGAccttttattttggatctcACTCCAGCTGAGAGCGAGGCTTCGGAGCCAGTGGTCATCGAATTCCCAGGGCAGGAGCCTGTTCTAAGTTTGCAGCAAGTGCCATGGAATTACAATGAATCTGTCATACAAATTGGAGGAAAGCCAGTTGCCAAAGAGGAGGTGTTAGTGGTCACTAGATCAGGGAGGATTGCAAGTCTGTTTGGAGCTACCGTTCCGATTCAAACAAACAGCCCCGAGCAGCCCGCTAAACCAACAATTACTGAGAAAGAAACCTTGGATTTTCTTAAAAGGCTGCAAAGAAGCGAATATAACGTAGTCGAGAAGCTAAGCAAGTCGCCCGCCCAAATATCCATGTTGGATCTGCTTTTTTCTTCGGATATGCATAGGGATGCGTTGCTAGAAGTGTTGACCAAAGCTCAAATCCCTAAGGACATTTCGGTTGCTAATTTCTCACATATAGTTGGGAGTGtgttatttacaaaacaaatcactttctctGATGATGAATTACCGGCGGAAGGCAGTGGACATAACAAGGCTCTGTACATAGCCGTGAGGTGCAACAGGAAAATTTTGCCAAAGGTGTTGATTGACAATGAATCTGcgcttaatatctgtccttggagtaccttggaaaagctagggttgcaaGATATCAAGCTAAGGCCTTCAGCGACCATAGTTAGAGGTTTTGATGGAGCACAAAGAGAACCTATAGGAGAAGTGGATTTAGTAGTCGAGATGGGGCCCGCACAGTTTCAAATAGCTTGCCAAGTTATGCACTTTCCTAGTGTTTACAATATTTTGCTTGGAAGGCCGTGGATTCATAAGTCCGAGGCTGTGCCTTCTTCATTGCATCAATTGTTGAAATTCATAGTAAATGACAAATTGATAACTATCTTTGCCGAGGAGGATTGCTTCGTGATTGCTGATTCTGGGTCCAAAGAAGATGGTAGCCGAAACGCCACAATGACCCCTCATAGCACAGCTGATATCgtctccgtaagttggataACAAAAGAGGAACGAGCTCTGTCAAAAgccagtgtcatgatggctaaggaaatgatcCGCGGAGGATATGAGTTTGACAAAGGGCTGGGACGTGATTTACAAGGAATTCTGAAACCAGTGGAAATTGTGGAGAAAAATGATTCATTCGGTTTGGGTTTCCGACCAACCGCTAAAGACatcaaagaaatgaaggaacgcAAGAGAGCAGAGAAGGAAGGCAGGCAAAAGGCCCTTGATATTCCACCACTGCATTATACTTTTCCACGACCAACCGAGGTGATCACGTCAGAGATTAACCCAGTTGACGAAATCGAAActagtttggcccaattgttcgttgggACAACATTTGGAGACAGTTTCCCAGATGAGGCCGAGTTTCCCGAC GCTgttaaaaattttccagaatggCTTAAGCTACCTCTTGGGTCTCGTTTTGTTGCTCCATGGGATCCCATGT GTTTTGGTTTTATATCTTGTGTTATCTTTGGTGATTCGGTTGATATTGATATTTTGTTTGGCTAA